One Brevibacillus choshinensis genomic window carries:
- the mreD gene encoding rod shape-determining protein MreD, with protein MQRFLLTLTVLVLFVMEGTVVQVIATATWGLSWMTVPRFALVCCILISMFLGRREGLYYGLAFGFLQDVLYGQVIGIYSVSMMVASYFAGLIVLLFQRGFGMVFVTSALILFGHEWLLYSMFRLFSVAPYDVQWILTRQILPSVILNVIFALLIYVPIQRMCNKIQDKKRDMSAE; from the coding sequence ATGCAGCGTTTTCTCTTGACGCTTACGGTGCTGGTCCTGTTCGTAATGGAAGGAACAGTGGTCCAGGTGATTGCAACCGCAACATGGGGTCTGTCATGGATGACAGTACCCCGATTTGCGCTGGTATGTTGTATTCTCATCTCGATGTTTTTGGGCAGGCGAGAGGGACTGTACTACGGACTCGCATTCGGTTTTTTGCAAGATGTACTCTACGGTCAGGTCATTGGCATTTACAGTGTGTCGATGATGGTTGCCAGCTATTTTGCAGGGCTGATTGTTCTCCTGTTCCAACGCGGGTTTGGAATGGTGTTTGTGACGAGCGCCCTCATTCTTTTCGGGCATGAGTGGCTGCTGTACAGTATGTTTCGGTTGTTTTCCGTTGCGCCGTACGATGTACAGTGGATACTTACCCGGCAAATTTTGCCCAGCGTCATTCTCAACGTCATTTTCGCCCTGCTGATCTATGTTCCCATCCAGAGAATGTGCAACAAGATTCAGGATAAAAAGCGAGATATGAGCGCGGAATAG